Within the bacterium genome, the region AGGTCCCCCGTAAGAACCCCCTCCAGCAGATCCGGGAATACTTCGGCGAGGTCATGGACAAGATTAAACGAGACGGCCAGTTGGTGTCAAAAGATGCACATTCTTATGGCCAGGTCAAGGTCACGGTCAACAGCGGCATTGTCTTTCCCAACATCAACAAGCATGAGTACGAAAAGAAAGAACTTCATCGGGTTATTCCTTCGGAGCGGATTTTCTTCTGGGATGATCTCCACCCCCAGTCGCCCATTTGTGAAGATCAAACGGGGCACTGTTTCCAGGAAGCCCTGGAGCGGATGCTCATGGTCAAACCCAGGTTTTCCATGACCGGCAAGGAACTGAACCACCTGCGACAATTGATTTTTCCTGTGGTGCGGATTGACCTGCCGGATCGAGATACTCAAAAAAAACGCGCCACCGCGACCCGCCGTCTGAAACTCCTCGATCATCATCAGGAAAGCATTGCCCGGCAATATGAAGGCGGGCACCGCATCATTACGGGTCCCTCGGGTAGCGGCAAGACGCTGATCCTGGTACACAGGGCCGCCCTTCTGAAGCGGTACAACCCCGCCATCCATAATATTCTCTTTGTTTGCTATAACATCACGCTCGTCAACTACATCCGCCGTCTTCTCGCCGATAAACATGTGCCTCTTGGAAAGGGCGGTGTCGAGGTTTGCCACTTCTTTCAGATCTGCGCAAAGATTACGGGAGAAGACGTTCCTTATGAAAAGGCGGACTCAGAGTACTATGAAATGGTTATCCAAGATACCCTGGAGAAACTACCATCATGCAATCTCCGCTATGACGCGATCCTCATCGACGAAGGGCAGGATTTTTCCGACGACATGCTCAAAATCGTCACGGCCCTTCTAAATCCACAGACGGATCATCTGGCCATCGCCCTGGATGACAATCAGAATATTTACCAGCGGCAATCTTCCTGGAAGGCGGTCGGCATACATGCCCGTGGCCGGGTGCGCCGGCTATCGTGGATCTATCGTAATACGAAGGAGATCGCCGATTTTGCAAAAAGGGTTATCGTGGGCGATCAGGAATCGAGCAGGGAAATTCATCAGGAGGAATTGTTCCCTGAGATCTTTGAGGACATGCATGGTCCGCAACCGGATGTCCGACAATTCAAAGATTACGAAACAATGGTCTCCTGGGTCGCCGATCGGATAGGGACTCTGAGTGAGAAGGAAAAATATTCCCTCGCAGAAATCGCCGTGATCTACACAATGCGCTCTCCAGATGGTGATATCGCCGTGAATCTACCCCGGTTACTGGAGGATGCGCTGGAGAAAAGGGGCCTCATGCATAACTGGATCTCAGAGGATTACCGATCAAAGCGCGCCTACGATGTGACAGCGGACAGCATACCGATTTCAACGATACACAGCCTCAAAGGGTTTGATTACGCCTGCGTCTTTTTACTGGGCATCGACTGGCTGGTGCCGGGGAACCGATGGTCGGAAGAGCAAAGCCGGAAGCTGGCTTACGTTGCAGTTACACGGGCGAGAGAACAATTGTTTATTCCGTACTGCAGTGAAAATGATCTAATCAAGAAGATGCTGCAATAGTAGTCACATAGATGAATGTTCCATCAACCGATAACCATAGCCCCTGATATTTGATATCCCAAATTCATCGTGAAGATGAGTTTGTTTTGTATGAAAAAGATGCCACTTTTCCTTACAAAGATTCATGCAGGCATATCATGCAAAGCATTGATTCTAAAATAATAAGCCGCATCTATGGACGTGGGAAGGGTTGCGTCGTTACCCCAGGTGACTTTATGGACTTGGGGAGCCGGCAAGCCGTGGACCTGGCGCTGCACCGCTTGGCGAAGAAAGGAACGCTGCGCCGCCTGGCCCGCGGGCTGTACGACTACCCGCGCATCGATCCGGCGCTCGGCCTCCTTTCCCCGACCATAGACGCCATTGTCAAGGCACTCAAGGGGCGGGACAAGATCCTTCTGCAACCGTCCGGGGGCTATGCCGCCAATCTGCTGGGGCTCTCCGATCAGGTGCCCATGAAGATCGTGTTTCTCACCGACGGTCCGGCACGCCGCGTCCAGATCGGCAAGCAGATCATCATGCTCAAGCACACGACGCCCCGGGCCATGGCCACCGCCGGGCAGGTTTCCGGGCTGGTCATCCAGGCCCTGCGCCATCTTGGGCAAAGGCAGGTGGACGATGCCGTTGTGGCCAATCTGCAAAAGCGGCTGTCC harbors:
- a CDS encoding 3'-5' exonuclease encodes the protein FTTAGEGVFYRFLHSCAKPDEKYIAWYQPDIAGREPDFILYAQDAGLIIFEVKDWALDQIVAADPQFFTLCIEGKEVPRKNPLQQIREYFGEVMDKIKRDGQLVSKDAHSYGQVKVTVNSGIVFPNINKHEYEKKELHRVIPSERIFFWDDLHPQSPICEDQTGHCFQEALERMLMVKPRFSMTGKELNHLRQLIFPVVRIDLPDRDTQKKRATATRRLKLLDHHQESIARQYEGGHRIITGPSGSGKTLILVHRAALLKRYNPAIHNILFVCYNITLVNYIRRLLADKHVPLGKGGVEVCHFFQICAKITGEDVPYEKADSEYYEMVIQDTLEKLPSCNLRYDAILIDEGQDFSDDMLKIVTALLNPQTDHLAIALDDNQNIYQRQSSWKAVGIHARGRVRRLSWIYRNTKEIADFAKRVIVGDQESSREIHQEELFPEIFEDMHGPQPDVRQFKDYETMVSWVADRIGTLSEKEKYSLAEIAVIYTMRSPDGDIAVNLPRLLEDALEKRGLMHNWISEDYRSKRAYDVTADSIPISTIHSLKGFDYACVFLLGIDWLVPGNRWSEEQSRKLAYVAVTRAREQLFIPYCSENDLIKKMLQ
- a CDS encoding DUF6088 family protein, whose translation is MQSIDSKIISRIYGRGKGCVVTPGDFMDLGSRQAVDLALHRLAKKGTLRRLARGLYDYPRIDPALGLLSPTIDAIVKALKGRDKILLQPSGGYAANLLGLSDQVPMKIVFLTDGPARRVQIGKQIIMLKHTTPRAMATAGQVSGLVIQALRHLGQRQVDDAVVANLQKRLSVSDKKVLLRDLRYAPAWIAAILRRVSGSEGK